In Penicillium psychrofluorescens genome assembly, chromosome: 5, a single window of DNA contains:
- a CDS encoding uncharacterized protein (ID:PFLUO_007952-T1.cds;~source:funannotate), whose product MPSSVMSVLGDSPIIHSRQHHDAPPAPPRRSLRKAVSIPAVSSLVRDSWSWAGDTLHTYRDGLSREQRQHKAEVEDRKQVLYLKMKHAVSYEEWSSCAKELDVLEDNNAWKQTFECAEYQPRQVQERLRQLEEARISCDVSRMLFLVRTALSRDLGNMSHASLYRHSHIGTKDLIDRYITAALETISTLVDLSVHNRCDGLELKYILDQLLAARQAFGRSALLFSGGATFGMNHIGVLKALYETNLIPRIISGASAGSIVCAVFCTRTDDELPALLETYAHGEMAVFNEQGREENIFQKTARFLKVGSFLDISHLANTMRAWLGDMTFQEAYNRTRRILNICVSSAGIYELPRLLNYISAPNVLIWSAVAVSCSVPLVFRPYTLMAKDPLTGQPVPWNDLHKQYIDGSVDGDLPMTRLSEMFNVNHFIVSQVNPHIVPFLPKEGGPMNPAEEAHSAIPRWVNTMTHLAKDEVLHRMTVLSELGVFPNSLTKFSSIMKQKYIGDINIYPELISSNFPRLLENPTTEFMLQACLGGERATWLRLSRIRNHCAIELALDSAIQQMRARVAFSPSQIDLRIQGSLRSQDSSAGQGRIRARRRGSYSHELERTRRSRGQSRSRPTDGLKKARSTVSLEEPSRWHPNDPIFWPALPKALHRRSSASMGGGIFAVGSDSEDDDFEPRYTVRPGEPAHRATWDSTAYGGPSFGNGKGPRSPVLSRRSSSSAQSSQSTTGTVLRHSPKQSHASLIRDHSVTMPPSSRHLLNMTSTILPSSPESPMRKPRQ is encoded by the exons ATGCCCTCGTCTGTCATGTCGGTGTTGGGCGACTCTCCAATAATCCATTCGCGCCAGCACCATGACGccccgccagcgccgccgcgccgaTCGCTCCGCAAGGCCGTCTCCATCCCCGCCGTATCGTCGCTCGTGCGGGATTCATGGTCCTGGGCCGGAGACACTCTGCACACTTACCGTGATGGCCTCTCCCGAGAGCAGCGGCAACACAAGGCCGAGGTAGAGGATCGCAAACAAGTTCTCTACCTGAAGATGAAGCAT GCCGTTTCGTACGAGGAATGGAGTTCGTGTGCCAAAGAACTGGATGTGCTGGAAGACAACAACGCCTGGAAGCAGACATTCGAGTGCGCCGAATACCAACCTCGGCAAGTCCAGGAACGGCTGCgacagctggaggaggctcGCATTAGCTGCGATGTGAGCCGGATGCTGTTTCTCGTGCGCACGGCGCTGAGTCGAGACTTGGGAAACATGAGTCATGCATCGCTCTACCGGCATAGCCATATCGGGACGAAGGACTTGATCGACCGTTACATCACCGCCGCTTTGGAGACGATCTCGACCCTGGTGGATTTGTCGGTGCACAATCGCTGCGATGGGCTGGAGCTGAAGTATATCTTGGATCAGCTGTTGGCAGCTCGGCAGGCCTTCGGGCGGAGTGCGCTCCTCTTTTCCGGGGGTGCCACCTTTGGGATGAACCATATTGGCGTTCTCAAGGCTCTCTACGAGACAAATCTGATCCCTCGTATTATCTCCGGTGCTTCAGCGGGCAGTATCGTGTGCGCTGTCTTTTGTACCCGGACCGATGACGAATTGCCAGCGCTTTTGGAGACCTACGCGCATGGGGAAATGGCAGTTTTTAATGAGCAAGGGCGCGAGGAAAACATCTTCCAGAAGACGGCACGATTCTTGAAAGTCGGGTCGTTCTTGGATATCTCCCATCTGGCGAATACGATGCGGGCCTGGCTGGGCGACATGACCTTCCAAGAGGCGTACAACCGGACGCGTCGAATTCTCAACATCTGCGTGTCGAGTGCTGGCATATACGAACTGCCCAGGCTACTAAACTACATTTCTGCACCCAACGTGCTGATTTGGTCCGCTGT AGCCGTGTCATGCTCTGTGCCGTTGGTGTTTCGACCTTACACATTGATGGCCAAGGATCCCTTGACAGGCCAGCCGGTCCCATGGAATGACCTCCACAAGCAGTACATTGACGGGTCCGTGGACGGAGACTTGCCCATGACCCGGCTTTCGGAGATGTTCAACGTCAACCATTTTATTGTGTCTCAAGTCAACCCACACATCGTGCCATTTCTCCCCAAGGAGGGTGGGCCTATGAATCCAGCAGAGGAGGCACACTCTGCCATTCCTCGCTGGGTCAATACGATGACGCATCTTGCCAAGGACGAAGTGCTTCACCGCATGACCGTCCTTTCAGAACTCGGAGTTTTCCCTAACTCGTTGACCAAGTTTTCATCGATTATGAAACAGAAATACATCGGTGACATCAACATCTACCCTGAACTGATATCGTCCAATTTCCCGCGTCTTCTGGAGAATCCGACAACGGAGTTCATGCTTCAAGCCTGTCTCGGTGGAGAACGTGCAACTTGGCTTCGGCTGAGTCGAATTCGGAATCACTGTGCCATTGAACTTGCATTGGACAGCGCCATTCAGCAGATGCGGGCCCGCGTGGCTTTCAGTCCCAGTCAGATTGACCTGCGTATTCAAGGTTCACTCCGTTCACAGGACAGCAGTGCCGGTCAAGGACGCATCCGCGCCCGACGCCGAGGATCGTACAGTCACGAACTGGAGCGGACACGGCGCTCGAGAGGCCAGTCACGCAGTCGTCCTACCGATGGGCTGAAAAAGGCCCGTAGCACAGTTTCATTGGAAGAGCCTTCGCGCTGGCATCCGAACGATCCAATCTTTTGGCCCGCCTTACCGAAGGCCCTCCACCGTCGATCGTCGGCGTCGATGGGCGGCGGGATATTCGCCGTCGGATCCGacagcgaggacgacgatTTCGAGCCCCGTTACACCGTGCGACCTGGCGAGCCGGCCCATCGAGCCACATGGGACTCAACGGCCTACGGTGGGCCGTCGTTCGGAAACGGCAAAGGCCCGCGCAGTCCTGTACTGTCCCGAcgatcttcatcctcggcccAGTCGTCCCAAAGTACCACCGGGACTGTTCTTCGACACTCTCCCAAACAAAGCCATGCGTCTTTGATCCGTGACCACTCTGTGACCATGCCACCATCCTCCCGCCATTTGCTCAATATGACCTCGACGATTCTGCCAAGCTCCCCGGAGTCGCCGATGCGTAAACCTCGCCAGTGA
- a CDS encoding uncharacterized protein (ID:PFLUO_007953-T1.cds;~source:funannotate), with protein sequence MKYTSFTLMGLMGCALALPAPQGPIPSGLPSFPTGGFPAPTGGFPMPSGPFNKRQFSESSSGFSISSGLPTSSAVFNKRQGPIPSFSAPSVAPTSSVPSWLPETSLGQPTLGGFDKRQFPAPTGSFAISSGGFDKRQFPAPTSSFAIPSGGFDKRQFPAPTGSFPIPSGGFDKRQLPTPTGSVSTPSGATPTGPPPFPIPSGPAPSWFPQPPRV encoded by the coding sequence ATGAAGTACACCAGCTTCACTCTCATGGGCTTGATGGGCTGCGCCCTCGCCCTGCCTGCTCCCCAGGGCCCTATTCCTTCTGGCCTGCCCTCCTTCCCGACGGGTGGTTTCCCGGCCCCTACTGGCGGATTCCCCATGCCGTCTGGACCCTTCAATAAGCGCCAGTTTTCCGAGTCCTCTAGTGgattctccatctcatccggTCTCCCAACTTCATCCGCAGTCTTCAACAAGCGTCAGGGCCCTATTCCCTCATTCTCCGCGCCCTCGGTGGCCCCTACTTCTTCCGTCCCCAGCTGGCTCCCCGAGACCTCCCTTGGACAGCCGACTCTCGGCGGCTTTGACAAGCGCCAGTTCCCTGCTCCCACTGGTAGCTTCGCTATCTCGTCCGGTGGTTTCGACAAACGCCAATTCCCTGCTCCCACTAGTAGCTTCGCTATCCCGTCCGGTGGTTTCGACAAGCGCCAGTTCCCTGCTCCGACTGGTAGCTTCCCTATCCCGTCCGGTGGTTTCGACAAGCGCCAGCTCCCTACTCCGACTGGCTCGGTCTCTACCCCTTCTGGCGCAACCCCTACTGGTCCTCCTCCTTTCCCCATCCCCAGTGGACCCGCTCCTAGCTGGTTCCCTCAGCCTCCTCGCGTCTAA
- a CDS encoding uncharacterized protein (ID:PFLUO_007954-T1.cds;~source:funannotate) → MAGIVSAPLPFLRKSEDPKPLHPRWGDVDISVPTDGSWNQYDNPNRDLREPPSYGPGFVPDHRLYDQEIINSDHQDGKRSQTIASSTHPTSSSRRTSLALGALRPGRLSVRLASRPKHLRRDSQIGRQSQSTEPEKTEFAYKPIQQDYTAEAIENVTQFQQQDQQQQSTRFKYIPTHGRYLEQLAPATSCSQSVNTSRSSRLWRNSTLESLEGRGGGRDLPTTTYKKNIEDDRRSLRSSVVGDSPDSTTGPRHVLPIRRKTSPQVATDRKRLSLLKPVTTAMVPDADDLYE, encoded by the coding sequence ATGGCCGGAATCGTCAGCgcccctcttcccttccttcgAAAGTCTGAGGACCCTAAACCTCTGCATCCTCGATGGGGTGATGTGGATATCTCCGTTCCTACCGATGGATCATGGAATCAATACGATAACCCTAATCGAGATCTGCGTGAACCGCCGTCCTACGGACCGGGCTTCGTCCCCGATCATCGTTTATATGACCAAGAAATTATAAATAGTGACCACCAAGATGGCAAGAGGTCACAAACCATAGCATCCTCTACCCATccgacttcttcatctcgacGCACCTCGCTGGCCCTCGGGGCCTTGAGACCAGGTCGACTGTCTGTCCGTCTCGCCTCACGGCCGAAACACCTGAGAAGGGACTCACAGATCGGGCGACAATCTCAGTCAACGGAGCCGGAAAAAACGGAATTTGCATATAAACCGATCCAGCAGGACTATACAGCTGAGGCGATCGAGAATGTGACTCAGTTCCAGCAGCAAGATCAGCAACAACAGTCTACCCGATTTAAATACATTCCCACCCACGGACGATatctcgagcagctcgccccTGCCACTTCCTGCAGCCAGTCTGTGAATACCTCTCGCAGTTCTCGTTTATGGCGGAACTCAACCTTGGAGTCTCTCGAGGGTCGTGGAGGCGGCCGCGATCTTCCAACGACGACCTATAAAAAGAATATCGAGGATGATCGCCGAAGTCTACGCTCAAGTGTTGTTGGTGACTCCCCAGACAGTACCACCGGCCCGCGCCATGTGCTGCCGATCAGGAGAAAAACTTCGCCGCAGGTTGCGACGGACCGGAAGAGGCTTTCTCTGTTGAAGCCCGTGACTACAGCGATGGTCCcggatgcggatgatctTTATGAATAA
- a CDS encoding uncharacterized protein (ID:PFLUO_007955-T1.cds;~source:funannotate): MAAFFKKIKRKRRLSSELHSRWGDVAISYPIGGSWNEWNQPAGFAANSSPDDLPSNNQTTAPRRHASEPGPSSEPSGFPRHGDSAIPTGHFDERVRQRLRDAHKPPFRGLGLGLSGHEMSSTHENTDFDEESCSEEDGEEDEDEERDTLDSPIRDHEYSSARGDRDSYASHLSRSPPLSVTSRMRRCSLQSCQTEPSTVASVTASSRHTSYTAASSVSAPSMPPQTPRFGYIAAQSLRPDRKQSTRPRQREPEPVAQQGMVPSYDELYG, translated from the coding sequence ATGGCAGCCTTCTTCAAAAAGATCAAAAGAAAGCGCAGACTATCGTCTGAATTACATTCACGATGGGGTGACGTTGCTATTAGCTATCCTATCGGGGGATCCTGGAATGAGTGGAACCAGCCCGCTGGCTTCGCCGCCAACTCTTCACCAGATGACCTTCCTTCCAACAACCAGACCACTGCCCCTCGGCGGCATGCTTCAGAACCTGGGCCGTCGTCTGAGCCAAGTGGGTTTCCTCGCCATGGGGACTCTGCCATACCGACGGGACATTTCGATGAAAGAGTGCGGCAGCGCCTTCGGGATGCCCACAAGCCACCCTTCCGCGGCCTGGGTCTTGGCTTGAGTGGACACGAAATGAGCTCTACCCATGAGAATACAGATTTCGATGAAGAGTCCTGTTctgaagaagacggagaagaggatgaggacgaggaacgTGATACCCTCGATTCACCGATCAGAGACCACGAATATTCATCCGCTCGCGGAGACCGCGACAGCTACGCGTCCCATCTATCCAGGTCCCCTCCTTTGTCAGTAACCTCGCGTATGCGGCGATGCAGCCTCCAGAGCTGCCAAACCGAGCCGTCTACTGTTGCATCGGTCACGGCTAGTTCCAGGCATACGAGCTACACCGCAGCTTCATCTGTATCGGCGCCGTCTATGCCGCCGCAGACGCCTCGGTTTGGATACATTGCGGCACAGTCTTTGCGCCCGGATCGAAAGCAGAGCACCCGTCCAAGGCAACGGGAGCCTGAGCCGGTGGCGCAGCAGGGGATGGTGCCGTCTTACGATGAGCTGTACGGGTAG
- a CDS encoding uncharacterized protein (ID:PFLUO_007956-T1.cds;~source:funannotate), translated as MPGISTRALAIALAGIWLSNPLPAAHGLRTTSGSPCASICDKTTSNTTGAGIVCLDSMYGDSTTGETFEACVDCQLKSTYFDQEAGESDVNWGLYNLRYAFTSCVFGYPESISNVSSPCYVGCQDISSAVETGLENPGPLNFNSWCGSTAFADNVINTCEQCYNLTTNQKYLANFLEATRYNCHFPSVSGNAFNIAPTRIFSKVLLPSSLSLSTPTPNSSSVNLPLVIAVPIVGFLVLVASLAGCCFCFIRWRRKRVRGKRMSNHLYDRWNDTSISTPVYAQGGWGEQQAQGPGYGTSGLGFVDSNGQAQAVGYSEYYEHYQQPQQKKGFSQEITETPGAYAQPETAPYGVQPEKPQGGYQ; from the exons ATGCCAGGAATTTCAACCAGGGCGCTGGCCATCGCCCTGGCTGGTATCTGGCTCAGCAACCCGCTCCCTGCAGCGCATGGGTTGAGAACTACCAGTGGCTCGCCCTGCGCGAGTATCTGCGATAAAACCACCAGCAACACAACGGGCGCCGGGATCGTGTGTTTGGACTCCATGTACGGTGACTCGACCACTGGGGAAACCTTCGAGGCCTGTGTCGACTGCCAGCTGAAGAGCACTTATTTCGACCAGGAGGCTGGCGAGTCGGACGTCAACTGGGGACTCT ATAACCTACGCTATGCTTTTACGTCATGCGTCTTCGGTTACCCCGAGAGCATCTCCAACGTCTCGTCGCCGTGCTATGTCGGGTGCCAGGATATTAGCTCGGCAGTGGAAACCGGCCTTGAAAATCCAGGCCCCTTGAACTTCAACTCCTGGTGCGGCTCGACTGCATTCGCGGACAATGTCATCAACACCTGTGAACAATGCTACAATCTGACGACGAACCAGAAGTACCTGGCAAACT TCCTCGAAGCCACCCGGTACAACTGCCACTTCCCTAGTGTCTCAGGAAATGCCTTTAATATTGCACCAACTCGGATTTTTTCCAAGGTCCTGCTCCCCTCCAGCCTGTCTCTCAGTACCCCCACTCCCAACTCTTCGAGTGTGAACCTACCATTAGTGATCGCCGTTCCGATCGTGGGATTCTTGGTTCTCGTAGCTTCCCTGGCCGGATGCTGTTTCTGCTTCATCCGTTGGCGCCGCAAGCGCGTTAGAGGCAAGCGAATGTCCAATCACCTGTACGACCGCTGGAACGATACCAGCATCAGCACGCCCGTTTATGCACAGGGCGGCTGGGGCGAGCAGCAGGCCCAGGGCCCGGGTTATGGAACGAGCGGATTAGGGTTTGTCGACAGCAATGGTCAGGCTCAGGCTGTCGGATACTCAGAATACTATGAGCACTatcagcagccgcagcagaAAAAAGGGTTCTCGCAGGAGATCACAGAGACACCTGGGGCTTACGCTCAGCCGGAGACCGCCCCGTACGGGGTGCAGCCGGAAAAGCCCCAAGGCGGGTATCAGTGA
- a CDS encoding uncharacterized protein (ID:PFLUO_007957-T1.cds;~source:funannotate) — translation MAFTTGTASVTTYLHRRAERVKEHVKQKKSPSGWVLPKQTTTFTDEGTWSNVDSDVTPIDRRIWSTWTVLGFWFSDALNAQGWEGAASIIAVGLTWREALYCLIIGYSMVIIPLVLNGAIGAHLHVNFAVASRASFGFYLSRVAVVIRMITALFWHAIQTYTGSTAMTQIIRAIWPSYLNIPNTIPASVGITSQQMCSHVLFWSLQFPCLLIPPHKLRWFFVFKAVIVMVTSVAVVIALCVQAGGAGDIWNQKATVTGSTKNWLILSSMSSITGSWITMGTNIPDFTRYLKKSNGVYWQALFMPFVASLIGIFGIITASAGKVLYGTYIWDPVALSAQWDGPSGRCGAFFVGLCWVVAQIGTNISANVISCSNDMTTLFPKYINIRRGAIITTVIGGWVMVPWKIISSAASLLTFMSSLAIFLAPICAIIGADFWIVKKRHIDIPSLYRRHGIYRYEGGCNWRAAVAFLISIAPNLPGMVHAVTPSLSVGTIDHIYDISFMWGFSSGFIIYCTLSYFWPATETLVQSTIYDEVQVVDGVLVYNNGLAPPQDEKFGTKSISEETAETSSV, via the exons ATGGCATTTACTACGGGAACGGCTTCAGTCACAACGTACCTGCACCGTCGTGCTGAGCGAGTCAAAGAACATGTCAAGCAGAAGAAGTCCCCCTCTGGCTGGGTGCTGCCAAAGCAGACGACAACCTTTACCGACGAAGGCACCTGGTCTAACGTCGACTCCGATGTGACTCCTATTGACCGACGCATCTGGTCAACATGGACCGTTCTGGGTTTCTGGTTCAGCGATGCCCTCAACGCCCAGGGCTGGGAGGGTGCTGCCTCTATTATCGCGGTGGGGCTCACATG GAGGGAAGCGCTCTACTGTCTCATCATTGGCTATTCCATGGTCATCATTCCCCTTGTGCTCAACGGAGCGATTGGCGCCCATCTCCACGTTAATTTCGCTGTGGCTTCGCGTGCTTCCTTCGGGTTCTACCTCTCACGAGTAGCAGTCGTCATTCGAATGATCACTGCGCTGTTTTGGCATG CTATCCAAACATACACCGGATCAACTGCTATGACGCAAATCATTCGCGCTATCTGGCCCTCCTATCTGAACATCCCGAACACGATTCCTGCGTCAGTGGGCATCACGTCGCAGCAAATGTGCTCTCACGTTCTGTTTTGGAGCCTCCAATTTCCCTGTCTGCTTATCCCGCCACACAAGCTCCGCTGGTTCTTCGTATTCAAGGCGGTCATCGTTATGGTTACTTCGGTCGCGGTGGTCATCGCCCTGTGTGTTCAGGCTGGCGGTGCCGGTGACATTTGGAACCAGAAAGCTACCGTTACAGGGTCAACCAAAAACTGGTTGATTCtctcgtccatgtcgagcATTACTGGATCATG GATTACAATGGGAACCAACATTCCCGATTTTACTCGTTACCTGAAGAAATCCAACGGAGTGTATTGGCAAGCGCTCTTTATGCCTTTCGTCGCATCCTTGATTGGTATATTTGGGATCATTACGGCCAGCGCTGGCAAGGTTCTCTATGGTACTTATATCTGGGATCCCGTCGCATTATCTGCGCAATGGGATGGGCCAAGTGGCCGTTGTGGCGCCTTTTTCGTTGGTCTCTGCTGGGTCGTGGCACAGATTGGAACGAACATCTCGGCCAATGTTATTTCTTGCTCCAATGACATG ACAACCCTTTTCCCTAAATATATCAATATCCGCCGTGGCGCCATCATCACAACTGTCATCGGAGGCTGGGTCATGGttccctggaagatcatcTCGTCAGCTGCTTCCCTGTTGACATTTATGTCCTCgttggccatcttcctggcACCGATCTGCGCCATTATCGGAGCCGATTTCTGGATTGTCAAGAAGCGGCACATTGACATCCCATCCCTGTATCGGCGTCATGGCATCTATAGGTATGAGGGCGGATGCAATTGGCGCGCAGCCGTTGCCTTTCTTATTTCCATTGCCCCCAACCTCCCTGGCATGGTTCATGCCGTGACACCAAGCCTTTCGGTTGGCACAATCGATCACATCTATGACATTAGCTTTATGTGGGGATTTAGCAGTGGATTTATCATCTATTGCACTTTGAGCTATTTCTGGCCGGCGACCGAGACGCTCGTGCAGTCCACTATCTACGACGAAGTCCAAGTTGTGGACGGCGTCTTGGTCTACAACAATGGGCTGGCACCGCCGCAAGACGAGAAGTTTGGGACGAAATCCATCTCGGAAGAAACTGCAGAGACTAGCTCTGTTTAG
- a CDS encoding uncharacterized protein (ID:PFLUO_007958-T1.cds;~source:funannotate): MVMGYECCILSDCTGGFDQQMVTTSLDIICSQDGLFGYIGHSSDLIAQAEDICELNPPSATSVSAAALPSIAELQRQYKCGLADPVMVVQSVFDRIEKYETVDPAVWISKQSRKDVVAEAKALSAKFAGKPLPPLFGIPFAVKDSINVTGIVTTVACESFAYTATSTAPSIQHLLDAGALYIGKVNLDQLATGLSGCRSPYGIPHSVYSKKHISGGSSSGSGVAVAAGLVSFAIGTDTAGSTRVPAALNGIVGFKPTKGTISARGLVPACKSLDTITILAPSIAEAREVWYIIDQHDPLDPYAKPPKSLSTWTVDFRGPKEGGFTFGVPPRPLLETCSKAYQDLFQASIQQLQSCGGRLVDIDYTPFAKAGDLLYDASLVHERLASMGHEFFVKNIDTLHPTTKAIFQSTLSSELKAWQVFQDQAAQIQYTAQARKTFDTLESGIDVLVVPSVPCHPTIKDMLDNPLALNSKLGTFTHAGNVVDLCGVSVNAGWVDNEEEGVKLPFGVTFLGGSGYDGKMLGIAAVFEDSVKVIVRH, from the exons ATGGTTAT GGGATACGAATGCTGTATCCTATCGGACTGCACTGGTGGTTTCGACCAACAGATGGTGACCACGTCCCTAGATATCATTTGCAGCCAAGATGGCCTCTTTGGATACATTGGCCATAGCTCGGACTTGATTGCCCAGGCGGAGGATATCTGCGAGCTAAACCCACCTAGTGCCACTTCGGTTTCGGCCGCAGCCCTTCCCTCAATTGCTGAGCTACAACGGCAGTACAAATGTGGCCTTGCGGATCCAGTAATGGTTGTCCAGTCTGTTTTTGATCGGATCGAGAAGTACGAAACGGTCGATCCTGCCGTTTGGATATCCAAACAATCGCGGAAGGACGTCGTCGCGGAAGCCAAAGCACTCTCTGCAAAATTCGCCGGAAAGCCACTCCCTCCTCTTTTTGGAATACCATTTGCGGTGAAAGACAGTATCAATGTGACAGGCATAGTCACAACTGTCGCATGCGAGAGCTTCGCGTACACTGCCACTTCCACAGCGCCATCTATTCAACATTTGCTTGACGCTGGGGCGTTGTACATTGGCAAAGTTAACTTGGACCAGCTTGCAACCGGTCTATCCGGATGCCGGTCACCGTACGGCATCCCTCATAGTGTCTACAGCAAAAAGCATATTTCCGGTGGCTCCTCGTCGGGATCAGGCGTCGCTGTCGCGGCGGGACTAGTCTCATTCGCTATTGGAACCGACACGGCAGGAAGTACTCGTGTCCCTGCGGCCTTAAATGGCATCGTCGGCTTCAAGCCGACCAAAGGCACCATCTCCGCTCGAGGCTTGGTGCCTGCATGCAAAAGCCTTGATACAATCACCATCTTGGCACCTTCTATAGCCGAGGCACGAGAGGTCTGGTATATAATCGACCAACATGATCCCTTAGACCCATATGCCAAACCGCCAAAAAGCTTATCAACTTGGACGGTAGATTTCCGGGGACCAAAGGAAGGGGGCTTTACATTCGGTGTTCCTCCGCGTCCTCTCCTGGAAACTTGTTCCAAAGCATACCAAGACCTCTTCCAAGCGAGTATTCAGCAGTTACAATCGTGTGGTGGCAGATTAGTCGACATCGATTACACCCCATTCGCCAAAGCCGGCGACCTGCTTTATGATGCATCCCTTGTGCATGAACGTCTTGCCTCCATGGGCCACGAGTTCTTCGTTAAGAATATCGATACTCTGcatcccaccaccaaggCTATCTTTCAGTCCACGCTTTCTTCCGAGCTCAAAGCCTGGCAAGTATTCCAGGATCAGGCCGCTCAAATCCAATATACCGCGCAAGCACGGAAGACTTTCGACACCCTGGAAAGCGGAATTGATGTTCTGGTTGTACCAAGCGTACCATGCCATCCTACAATCAAGGACATGTTGGATAACCCACTGGCTTTGAATTCCAAGCTTGGCACGTTCACACATGCAGGCAACGTTGTTGATCTGTGCGGTGTTAGTGTCAATGCTGGGTGGGTGGATAacgaagaggagggagtAAAGCTGCCATTCGGAGTTACTTTTCTTGGTGGAAGTGGGTATGATGGCAAGATGTTGGGTATTGCCGCCGTTTTCGAGGATTCTGTCAAAGTAATAGTGCGCCACTAG
- a CDS encoding uncharacterized protein (ID:PFLUO_007959-T1.cds;~source:funannotate) produces MQSRPSVLRPLGKNGPMVSRIGYDKFANQNHQWQGDSEVIIGKWLALNPEKRKDIFLATKFGGIQRPDGFGFRGDAAYVAIACEQSLKRLGVETIDLWYPHRLDGSTPVEHIVSEMVKLKEQGKIRHIGLSEVSSATLRRAHAIHPIACVQMEYSAFSTEIESSEHKLLATCRELGVAIVAYSPLSRGLLGGGVQGPDDFEDGDVRRFYPRYSRENFPKNMELVKAITALATNKNVTVGQVALAWLLGQGDDIFPIPGTITLNYLEDNFNAIHIELTPEESQNIRDLVEKASVFGERYPMEHALALFADTPLPEDWKEVEQDSAIAGQTIGRIILDQK; encoded by the exons ATGCAATCACGCCCCTCTGTGCTGCGGCCACTGGGCAAGAACGGGCCCATGGTGTCGCGAATTGGATATG ACAAATTCGCTAACCAGAATCATCAATGGCAGGGCGACTCCGAGGTCATCATTGGCAAGTGGCTGGCCTTGAATCCCGAGAAGCGCAAAGACATATTCCTCGCTACTAAGTTCGGCGGAATCCAAAGGCCAGATGGGTTTGGGTTTCGTGGCGACGCGGCTTATGTGGCGATTGCCTGTGAACAGAGCCTCAAAAGACTTGGGGTAGAGACAATTGATCTCTGGTACCCCCACCGGCTCGATGGGTCGACTCCTGTCGAGCACATTGTGTCTGAGATGGTTAAATTGAAAGA ACAAGGCAAGATTCGCCACATAGGGCTATCTGAAGTCTCATCAGCAACTCTGCGGCGAGCCCATGCCATCCATCCTATTGCCTGTGTGCAGATGGAGTACAGCGCATTCAGCACCGAAATCGAGTCTTCAGAGCACAAGCTCTTGGCGACCTGCCGCGAACTCGGTGTAGCCATTGTCGCGTACTCCCCTCTGTCTCGTGGCTTGCTAGGTGGAGGTGTGCAAGGCCCTGACGACTTTGAGGATGGAGACGTGCGTAGGTTCTACCCGCGCTACTCGAGGGAGAACTTTCCCAAAAACATGGAATTGGTCAAGGCCATCACAGCACTTGCTACCAATAAAAACGTGACTGTGGGCCAGGTCGCACTAGCCTGGCTACTGGGCCAGGGAGATGACATCTTTCCGATTCCCGG AACGATCACCCTCAATTACCTCGAGGATAATTTCAATGCCATACACATCGAACTTACCCCAGAGGAATCGCAGAATATCCGCGACTTGGTGGAGAAGGCTTCCGTGTTTGGAGAGAGATATCCGATGGAACACGCATTAGCCTTGTTTGCTGATACACCACTTCCTGAGGACTGGAAGGAAGTGGAGCAGGATTCGGCTATAGCGGGCCAGACGATCGGCCGGATAATCCTTGACCAGAAGTGA